A genomic window from Anthocerotibacter panamensis C109 includes:
- the raf1 gene encoding RuBisCO accumulation factor 1: MPESPQEFNPDDVQKWLDLLSRKQGTWVDWGQACQNLQKANYTPQAIFEATGFQPVQQNQIIVAAQVYAGLVRSGATPEVLEHFTQRSSDSLYELRILTQEDRIAVAQLLVDKKLTAENAHEIARAVKEFLLHKTPPEGFTRHPGDAVAYQCWRATREQTNLQERSRLIARGLTYAHSATARQKIEKLLTDFTVIQTQRSPRLPLYRLESVDDQPRVVPVVGTLPLPLSDFKAVPPLTGSGPFHQVTYTAPCSWVPVPGWQVVRAASDVVALLAQSTDLNLPGNAETVLLLADRDERTWDIDGFFLVEGEQGLTVQCFPEDPGMRLWGRVLVVMRPPKIFDEDYTKDPWQIDE, from the coding sequence ATGCCCGAATCACCTCAAGAATTTAACCCCGACGACGTTCAGAAATGGTTGGATTTACTCAGCCGCAAGCAAGGCACATGGGTTGATTGGGGGCAAGCTTGCCAGAACCTGCAAAAAGCTAACTATACACCCCAGGCTATTTTTGAAGCGACGGGCTTTCAGCCGGTTCAACAAAATCAGATCATCGTTGCCGCTCAGGTCTACGCAGGGCTGGTGCGGTCTGGTGCCACTCCAGAGGTACTGGAGCACTTCACCCAACGCAGCAGCGATAGCCTCTACGAGCTGCGTATCCTCACACAGGAGGACCGGATCGCGGTGGCTCAACTGCTCGTGGACAAAAAGCTTACCGCTGAGAACGCCCACGAAATCGCCCGCGCTGTCAAAGAATTTTTGCTACACAAGACTCCCCCCGAAGGCTTCACACGCCATCCCGGTGATGCGGTTGCCTACCAGTGCTGGCGGGCTACCCGCGAACAGACTAACCTCCAGGAGCGCTCCCGCCTCATCGCTCGGGGGCTGACCTATGCCCACAGTGCCACAGCCCGTCAAAAGATTGAAAAACTCCTGACTGATTTCACGGTGATCCAGACCCAGCGCTCGCCCAGGCTGCCCCTCTACCGCCTGGAGTCCGTGGACGATCAACCTCGGGTGGTCCCCGTGGTTGGGACGCTACCCCTGCCGCTGTCCGACTTTAAAGCGGTTCCCCCCTTGACAGGGAGTGGTCCTTTTCATCAAGTCACCTATACTGCCCCCTGTAGTTGGGTACCTGTCCCCGGTTGGCAAGTCGTCCGTGCTGCTTCTGATGTTGTGGCACTCTTAGCCCAGAGCACAGACCTAAACCTTCCGGGTAATGCCGAGACCGTGCTGCTTCTGGCAGACCGAGACGAGCGCACCTGGGATATAGATGGCTTCTTCCTCGTAGAAGGGGAGCAGGGGCTCACGGTGCAATGCTTCCCCGAAGACCCTGGGATGAGACTTTGGGGCCGGGTTTTGGTGGTAATGCGCCCGCCCAAGATCTTCGACGAGGACTATACTAAAGACCCCTGGCAGATCGACGAATGA
- a CDS encoding DUF4342 domain-containing protein — translation MASPIPRTFLEEVNVAGHQLVDKSKELIAKGNVRRFILKDSTGTRTLLEVPLTLGVAAGAGLTLFAPFLVTIGALAALLTQAKVIIERYENPEDAEQESQTSLLERGDD, via the coding sequence ATGGCCTCACCAATACCCCGCACCTTCCTTGAAGAAGTCAATGTCGCCGGTCATCAGCTTGTCGATAAGAGCAAAGAACTGATCGCCAAAGGGAATGTCCGCCGTTTCATCCTCAAGGACAGCACCGGTACGCGGACGCTGCTAGAGGTTCCCTTGACCTTAGGCGTGGCAGCGGGAGCCGGATTGACCCTGTTCGCACCCTTTCTGGTGACCATTGGCGCTTTGGCAGCTCTGCTCACTCAGGCTAAGGTCATCATCGAGCGCTACGAGAACCCGGAAGACGCAGAACAGGAGAGCCAGACTTCGCTGTTAGAGCGTGGTGACGACTAA
- a CDS encoding TIGR00297 family protein, with the protein MNPWLVALLVNSILAVPASTSRVKVLTPQGILHSWALGVLILGALGWAGYAIIFVYFVVGTAATRIGFAQKQARGIAEKRGGARGPANVWGSAATAAVTALGQLIVPHPLWLMAYVASLATKLADTTSSEIGKTYGRTTYLITTFRPVPPGTEGAVSLEGTLAGMAAAIALSSLGASVGLIPWGALPWAVLAAFLATTVESLLGATIQSQGYLSNEGVNVLNTALGAVLGAGFLWLWG; encoded by the coding sequence ATGAACCCTTGGCTCGTCGCCCTTTTGGTCAATTCCATCCTTGCCGTTCCGGCCTCTACCAGCCGGGTCAAAGTCCTCACCCCCCAAGGCATCCTGCACAGTTGGGCGCTCGGAGTACTCATCCTTGGGGCCTTGGGTTGGGCAGGCTACGCCATCATTTTTGTTTACTTTGTGGTGGGCACCGCAGCGACGCGCATCGGTTTTGCCCAAAAACAAGCCCGAGGAATCGCCGAAAAGCGCGGTGGGGCCAGAGGACCCGCCAATGTCTGGGGATCGGCTGCCACCGCAGCAGTCACGGCCTTAGGCCAACTTATCGTACCCCACCCCCTCTGGCTGATGGCCTACGTAGCGAGCCTCGCCACCAAATTGGCTGACACTACCTCCAGTGAGATTGGCAAGACTTACGGTCGGACTACCTACCTCATCACGACCTTCCGCCCTGTCCCCCCCGGTACCGAGGGCGCAGTGAGTCTCGAGGGGACCTTAGCCGGCATGGCAGCCGCTATTGCACTGAGCAGTCTGGGAGCGAGTGTCGGGCTCATTCCCTGGGGGGCACTCCCTTGGGCTGTACTTGCCGCCTTCTTAGCCACTACCGTAGAGAGCCTGTTGGGCGCTACAATTCAGAGTCAAGGTTATCTGAGTAATGAAGGAGTCAATGTCCTCAATACAGCCCTTGGTGCCGTCTTAGGGGCAGGTTTTCTCTGGCTCTGGGGATAG
- the ilvC gene encoding ketol-acid reductoisomerase, with protein MARMYYDEDARLEFIQQKTVAIIGYGSQGHAHALNLLNSGINVLVGLYAGSPSWSKAERDGLQVYTTAEATQKADLVMILLPDERQKAIYLQDIAPHLTPGKTLAFAHGFNIHFSQIVPPSGVDVIMVAPKGPGHLVRRQYQEGKGVPALFAVEQNASGQAREVAMAYAKGIGGTRAGILETSFREETETDLFGEQVVLCGGLTALIKGGFETLVEAGYQPELAYFECLHEVKLIVDLIIEGGLENMRKSISNTAEFGDYTRGPRIVTDETRREMKKILKEIQQGVFAREWVLENQAGAPAFLATRRRETEHPVEEVGKELRSMMSWLHKE; from the coding sequence ATGGCGCGGATGTATTACGACGAGGACGCCCGACTGGAATTTATTCAACAAAAGACTGTAGCCATCATTGGCTATGGCTCTCAGGGCCACGCCCACGCCCTAAACCTCCTCAACTCCGGCATCAACGTCCTGGTGGGTCTCTATGCAGGCAGTCCCTCATGGTCCAAAGCTGAGCGCGATGGTCTCCAGGTCTACACTACGGCTGAAGCCACCCAAAAAGCCGACCTCGTCATGATCCTCCTGCCCGACGAGCGCCAAAAAGCCATTTATCTCCAAGACATCGCGCCTCATCTCACCCCCGGTAAGACCCTCGCTTTCGCCCATGGTTTTAATATTCACTTCTCGCAAATTGTCCCGCCGTCTGGCGTAGACGTGATCATGGTCGCCCCCAAAGGACCGGGGCATCTGGTCCGCCGCCAATATCAAGAAGGTAAAGGCGTCCCCGCCCTTTTTGCAGTCGAACAAAATGCCAGCGGTCAGGCCCGTGAAGTGGCGATGGCTTACGCCAAGGGCATCGGCGGCACCCGCGCCGGGATCTTGGAGACGAGCTTCCGCGAGGAGACTGAGACTGACCTCTTCGGCGAACAGGTGGTCCTCTGCGGGGGATTGACCGCGCTGATCAAAGGTGGTTTTGAGACTTTGGTGGAAGCGGGTTATCAGCCGGAATTGGCCTATTTCGAATGCCTCCATGAGGTTAAGCTCATCGTGGACCTCATTATTGAGGGCGGCTTGGAGAATATGCGCAAATCGATTTCCAATACGGCTGAATTTGGCGACTATACCCGAGGGCCGCGCATCGTCACCGACGAGACCCGCCGCGAGATGAAAAAAATCCTCAAAGAGATCCAACAGGGCGTCTTCGCCCGCGAGTGGGTACTGGAGAATCAGGCTGGGGCTCCTGCTTTCCTCGCCACCCGCCGCCGCGAGACCGAACACCCCGTCGAAGAAGTGGGCAAGGAACTACGCTCCATGATGAGCTGGTTGCACAAGGAGTAG
- the argJ gene encoding bifunctional glutamate N-acetyltransferase/amino-acid acetyltransferase ArgJ encodes MDEATYPSQPWRVISGGVTAPKGWLAGGIASGIKPSGKPDLTLILSDMPAVAAGVFTTNLVRAACVDYNRNLMAQGGEVRAIVVNAGNANAATGQAGVAAVHTTAQIFADLLGTAPDTILTASTGVIGVLLPVEKIAQAAMQLVAGVSPTGSSQAAQAILTTDLVEKTMALEAEIEGVTVRMGAIAKGSGMIHPNMATLLAFITCDAAVDRDLWRKLLQQANACSFNQITVDGDTSTNDMLLALSNGAAGNPTIHDPASPAAQVLGGMLTAICIDLAKKVARDGEGATKLVEILVDGAATEADARQVARTVAGSSLFKAALFGCDPNWGRIAAAAGRAGVAFDANQLAIWLGDIQLMEHGEPLRFDRPAAVQYLKQDPVSVRIGLGQGTGQGRAWGCDLTYDYVRINGEYTT; translated from the coding sequence GTGGACGAAGCTACCTATCCATCTCAACCCTGGCGGGTCATTTCCGGGGGGGTGACCGCACCCAAGGGCTGGCTTGCCGGGGGCATCGCCTCGGGCATCAAACCCTCCGGCAAACCTGACCTGACTTTGATCCTCTCAGACATGCCCGCAGTAGCAGCGGGTGTTTTCACCACCAACCTCGTCCGTGCCGCCTGCGTGGACTACAACCGCAACCTCATGGCACAAGGTGGCGAGGTCCGGGCTATCGTCGTCAATGCGGGCAATGCCAATGCCGCCACCGGGCAGGCAGGGGTCGCAGCAGTCCACACCACAGCCCAAATTTTTGCAGACCTGCTTGGCACGGCCCCCGACACAATTTTGACCGCTTCCACGGGGGTCATCGGGGTATTGCTGCCGGTGGAGAAGATTGCTCAAGCTGCTATGCAACTGGTCGCCGGGGTTTCACCCACCGGCTCATCCCAGGCTGCTCAGGCCATCCTGACTACCGACCTGGTGGAGAAAACGATGGCGCTGGAGGCCGAAATCGAGGGCGTTACGGTTCGGATGGGTGCGATAGCCAAGGGCTCGGGGATGATTCACCCCAATATGGCGACGCTCTTGGCCTTTATCACCTGTGACGCCGCCGTGGACCGGGACTTATGGCGCAAACTCCTCCAGCAAGCCAACGCCTGCTCCTTTAACCAGATCACTGTGGACGGAGACACGAGCACCAATGACATGCTCCTCGCCTTGAGCAATGGAGCTGCTGGAAACCCGACTATCCACGACCCCGCTAGCCCCGCCGCCCAAGTCCTCGGGGGGATGCTCACCGCCATCTGTATAGACCTGGCGAAAAAAGTAGCCCGCGACGGCGAAGGGGCGACCAAACTGGTTGAAATTCTGGTGGACGGGGCTGCCACCGAAGCTGATGCCCGTCAGGTAGCCCGCACCGTGGCCGGGTCCAGCCTTTTTAAAGCCGCCCTCTTTGGCTGCGACCCAAATTGGGGCCGAATTGCTGCCGCCGCTGGGCGGGCGGGAGTCGCCTTTGACGCTAACCAACTCGCCATCTGGTTGGGCGATATCCAACTCATGGAGCATGGGGAACCCCTCCGTTTTGACCGCCCCGCTGCGGTCCAATACTTAAAGCAAGACCCTGTATCCGTTCGTATCGGTCTCGGGCAGGGTACTGGGCAAGGACGCGCTTGGGGCTGCGACCTCACCTACGACTATGTGCGCATCAATGGCGAATACACAACCTGA
- a CDS encoding tetratricopeptide repeat protein: MIPEHEAAQLHLRTGQLLQQQGQIQEALISYQRALVSDPDAVDAYLALAQLLQTQGRLDEALQAFGRVHKLQPAALSAENYFQLGQALLDQGRLPLALEQFHQALTLRPTWAEVHTTLGVLLTRLGQFKEATQHHEQAIAFQPDLASAYWNLALTLQEQAKALQQQALDLQPGRLPVEEHFEQALKFTQQGQIDLAIRAYRRALSLRPSWAEAHCNLGNLLSMQGLLGEAIPCLRRAMALKPTLIEAYSNLGNALSRLGQGEEALQYHHQAIRLKGDWAELHYNLGDALLQQQRFDEALPCFQRALQLKPLLAEAHRGLGHVWAGQGQWERAIASHQQALSLKPDWVDGYRSLGKALAAAGRVEEAIQSYQKATALQPQSVQAYWELAFELWQHNRIDEAIRAYEQALALRPDLTDLHQNLCVLLRTQGRFAAARQAADRYWEVGHQHEVIRTGITRVKGYLESGLHTLALDYFQALEPQIYANPAQLTPAQIQLLYEDLLFSLPYLRDDLEANTQLCRLVGALYRERCLRSADAPAPRPVAGELRIGVLSKHFRRHSVGWCSYAILQELSRLTPHLYLYYTGRIAPDDYTERFKALTPHAFEHYPNRPIQASILYEQLQVDQLDVLIDLDSVMNPVHSALFAQHPAPICLSWLGCEAPYISAANYYLGDQHSHPTGVDAHYCEQLLRMPHSGCAVAGFARQPLDQEAIRLSLQLQPEQVVYLCVATGHKLNLDLMTSQMRILQQVPDSVLLHKGFGDTQAIQEGYRAACTAQGVDFQRLRFLQRNPMEEEHRAIYQLADVLLDTYPYNGGTHNLESLWFEVPLVTRVGEQGPSRLGYSFLQTLGIAEGVAWTWEEYVTWGVQLGQDPALRQAIRQQLQQSKQPDTLSPLWDPRRFAQDLYRMLTALLQQKCGQEE; this comes from the coding sequence ATGATACCCGAACACGAGGCCGCCCAGTTACATCTCAGGACGGGCCAACTCCTCCAACAACAAGGTCAGATCCAAGAAGCCTTAATCAGTTATCAGCGGGCTTTGGTAAGCGATCCAGACGCAGTCGATGCCTATCTGGCTCTGGCACAACTGCTCCAAACCCAAGGCCGTCTGGATGAGGCCCTCCAAGCTTTCGGGCGGGTGCACAAACTCCAACCCGCCGCCCTCAGTGCCGAAAACTACTTTCAATTGGGGCAGGCACTCTTGGACCAAGGCAGGCTCCCCCTCGCCCTCGAACAGTTTCATCAGGCGCTGACCCTGCGTCCTACCTGGGCCGAAGTCCACACCACTCTCGGCGTACTCCTGACCCGCCTGGGTCAGTTCAAAGAGGCTACCCAGCACCATGAGCAGGCCATCGCTTTCCAGCCCGACCTCGCGAGCGCCTACTGGAATCTGGCTCTGACCCTCCAGGAGCAGGCCAAAGCCCTACAGCAACAGGCCCTTGACCTCCAGCCGGGACGCCTGCCCGTCGAGGAACACTTCGAACAAGCACTCAAATTCACCCAACAGGGCCAGATTGATTTGGCGATAAGAGCCTACCGCAGGGCCTTGAGCCTCCGGCCTAGCTGGGCGGAGGCCCACTGCAACCTAGGCAACCTCCTCAGCATGCAGGGACTCTTGGGCGAGGCTATCCCTTGCTTGCGCAGGGCCATGGCCCTCAAACCCACCCTCATCGAAGCCTACTCCAATCTGGGAAACGCCCTGTCACGCTTAGGGCAGGGGGAAGAAGCCCTGCAATACCACCATCAGGCGATTCGTCTCAAAGGAGACTGGGCCGAATTGCACTACAACCTGGGTGACGCTCTACTCCAACAGCAGCGTTTTGACGAAGCCCTACCCTGTTTCCAACGAGCCCTCCAGTTAAAACCCCTGCTTGCCGAAGCGCACCGGGGCCTCGGTCACGTCTGGGCGGGCCAAGGACAATGGGAGCGGGCCATCGCCTCCCACCAGCAAGCCCTCAGCCTCAAGCCGGATTGGGTAGACGGCTACCGCAGCCTGGGCAAAGCTCTGGCTGCCGCAGGACGGGTGGAGGAGGCGATCCAGAGCTATCAAAAAGCCACCGCCCTCCAGCCCCAATCGGTACAAGCTTACTGGGAACTGGCCTTCGAACTCTGGCAGCACAACCGGATTGACGAAGCGATCCGCGCCTATGAGCAAGCCTTGGCCCTGCGCCCCGACCTCACCGACCTCCATCAAAACCTCTGCGTTCTGCTGCGCACCCAGGGCCGTTTTGCTGCGGCCCGCCAAGCCGCCGACCGCTATTGGGAAGTGGGCCACCAGCATGAGGTCATCCGTACCGGCATTACGCGGGTCAAAGGGTACCTGGAGTCGGGACTGCACACGCTAGCCCTTGACTATTTTCAGGCCCTAGAGCCCCAAATCTATGCCAACCCAGCCCAACTCACCCCAGCTCAGATACAACTGCTCTACGAAGACCTGCTCTTTAGCCTGCCCTATCTACGCGACGATCTCGAGGCCAATACCCAATTGTGCCGTCTGGTAGGCGCATTATACCGAGAGCGCTGTCTACGGTCCGCAGATGCGCCTGCGCCCCGTCCGGTAGCCGGCGAGCTGCGTATCGGGGTCCTCTCCAAGCACTTTCGCAGGCATTCCGTGGGCTGGTGCAGCTACGCTATCCTCCAGGAACTTAGCCGCCTCACCCCCCATCTCTATCTTTACTACACGGGCCGAATCGCCCCAGACGACTATACTGAGCGCTTTAAGGCCCTCACGCCCCATGCCTTTGAGCACTATCCCAACCGCCCTATCCAGGCGTCAATTTTGTACGAACAGTTGCAGGTAGACCAATTGGATGTGCTGATTGATTTAGACTCGGTCATGAACCCGGTCCATAGCGCCCTCTTCGCCCAGCATCCCGCTCCCATCTGCCTCTCCTGGTTGGGCTGCGAAGCTCCCTATATTTCCGCTGCCAACTATTATTTAGGCGACCAGCACAGCCATCCCACCGGAGTTGATGCCCACTACTGCGAACAACTGCTGCGCATGCCTCATTCCGGGTGTGCCGTCGCTGGTTTTGCGCGCCAACCCCTTGACCAGGAAGCCATCCGTCTATCCCTCCAGCTTCAACCAGAGCAGGTGGTTTACCTCTGCGTGGCGACGGGCCACAAGCTCAATCTAGACTTGATGACCTCCCAAATGCGGATTTTGCAACAGGTCCCCGACAGCGTCTTGCTCCACAAGGGTTTTGGAGATACGCAGGCCATTCAGGAAGGCTACCGGGCTGCCTGCACTGCTCAGGGGGTAGATTTTCAGCGTCTCAGATTTCTCCAGCGCAATCCCATGGAAGAAGAGCACCGGGCTATCTACCAACTAGCCGACGTTTTACTGGATACCTATCCCTACAACGGCGGGACCCACAACCTAGAGAGCCTGTGGTTTGAGGTTCCTCTAGTAACTCGCGTCGGCGAACAGGGCCCCTCCCGCTTGGGCTACTCTTTTCTCCAGACCTTGGGCATAGCCGAGGGCGTGGCTTGGACTTGGGAAGAATACGTCACTTGGGGCGTGCAGTTAGGACAAGATCCGGCCCTACGCCAAGCGATCCGCCAACAGCTCCAGCAGAGCAAGCAGCCCGATACCCTCTCTCCCCTGTGGGACCCCCGCCGATTCGCCCAAGACCTGTATAGGATGCTGACAGCCTTGCTCCAGCAGAAATGCGGTCAGGAGGAGTAA
- a CDS encoding DMT family transporter: MTKEMNLSGWLALWLAIGIWGGSFLATRQVVAEIPPLSAAFLRFAIASLLLLALAYIQARKWVVPDRADAVRLAGYGFLAVTLCYTFENTALQLTSSGNASVIIGLIPAGTLIAARWFLKERMTGLQWLGTLVATAGTLWLVVAGGALGLSNRWGDLLMVLAMLCAVASGLVGKDLSGRLPPLILVGYGFTYGAIFLLPLAILEWLWHPVSLQLSKVGWFSLIYLAVLASAAAYTAYFYALSRMSLSAATLPAYLIPVLTLMLASWLKGEALDLNRILAALVVVVGLLLTTPISRLKRYSS; encoded by the coding sequence TTGACCAAAGAAATGAACCTGAGCGGTTGGCTAGCCTTGTGGCTGGCAATTGGAATTTGGGGTGGGTCCTTCCTCGCGACCCGGCAGGTGGTGGCGGAAATTCCTCCTCTCAGCGCAGCCTTCCTCCGTTTTGCTATCGCGTCCCTGCTCTTGCTCGCGCTCGCCTATATTCAGGCCAGGAAATGGGTCGTACCCGACCGGGCAGACGCTGTCCGGCTTGCGGGCTACGGTTTTCTGGCGGTTACCCTCTGCTATACCTTTGAGAATACAGCGCTACAGTTGACCTCTTCGGGCAACGCTAGTGTCATTATTGGCCTCATTCCTGCTGGGACCCTCATCGCCGCTCGTTGGTTTCTCAAGGAGCGCATGACTGGACTGCAATGGCTCGGGACGCTGGTGGCAACCGCTGGGACTTTATGGCTGGTGGTTGCGGGCGGAGCCTTGGGGCTCTCCAATCGTTGGGGCGACCTGCTGATGGTGCTGGCAATGCTCTGTGCCGTGGCTTCTGGTCTGGTTGGCAAAGACCTCTCAGGACGGCTCCCGCCCCTGATTTTGGTGGGCTATGGCTTCACCTATGGGGCTATTTTTCTGCTCCCATTGGCAATACTGGAGTGGCTGTGGCATCCTGTCTCGTTGCAGCTCTCCAAGGTAGGTTGGTTCTCCTTGATCTATCTGGCAGTGCTCGCTTCGGCAGCCGCTTACACCGCTTATTTCTACGCGCTCAGCCGGATGAGTTTGAGTGCGGCTACCCTGCCTGCTTACCTGATTCCCGTGCTTACCCTGATGCTGGCTAGTTGGCTTAAAGGGGAGGCTCTGGACCTCAACCGGATTTTGGCGGCGTTGGTGGTCGTCGTCGGACTCCTGCTGACTACGCCTATATCGCGTCTGAAGCGTTACTCCTCCTGA
- a CDS encoding aminotransferase class I/II-fold pyridoxal phosphate-dependent enzyme: MTKELDGAGLIPAPPLPKAQNPSELDLLDQLRAYGGREPLLLCTPGHSQGRFVAPVLQQLLGPALACDLTELAGLDSLQDPEAALAQAQMRAAHIWGADHTEFLVNGATGGLQALLLAALNPGASVLLPRNVHRAVIGALILGGFKPVWLEPVWDEELGIAHGVTVAQVAAQLERHPEVRAVLLVYPTYYGCCAPLTELVALIHRYDLPVLVDSAHGAHLAFHPKLPLCAVAAGCDGVVQSTHKTAGSLTQSAMLHLRGPRLEATRVHRMLTLVQSTSPSYLLLASLIAAADYLHQHGLRRWEEALIWAGQLREALGCMVLEAPPDHTLDPTRLTLRVPVNGFALAAFLEARDIHIELAGLNHLVLLITPAHAAQLLTRLVPALEQGLRELPPLSLPLWPAPPLPGECLDLRAVFFGPQKLVPLPDSIGRVSAQTLVLYPPGIPLVLPAEVVTAELVDYLTTLESYGAWISGWQQPGWLAVVA; encoded by the coding sequence ATGACTAAAGAACTAGATGGAGCGGGCCTAATCCCCGCTCCGCCCTTACCCAAAGCTCAAAACCCTAGCGAGTTGGACCTCCTGGACCAACTTAGAGCCTATGGTGGCCGAGAGCCGCTTCTGCTGTGCACCCCTGGACATAGCCAAGGGCGTTTTGTGGCCCCTGTACTTCAGCAATTGCTGGGTCCGGCGCTAGCCTGTGACCTGACGGAGCTGGCAGGGCTCGATAGCCTCCAAGACCCTGAAGCGGCTCTGGCCCAAGCTCAGATGCGGGCAGCTCACATTTGGGGGGCTGACCATACTGAATTTTTAGTCAATGGAGCAACTGGAGGGCTCCAAGCGCTACTGCTAGCAGCGCTCAACCCTGGAGCGTCCGTGCTCCTCCCGCGCAATGTGCACCGCGCTGTCATCGGGGCTTTGATCCTGGGGGGCTTTAAGCCCGTCTGGCTGGAGCCGGTATGGGACGAGGAATTGGGCATCGCCCATGGGGTGACTGTGGCCCAAGTGGCAGCTCAGCTCGAGCGCCATCCTGAGGTCCGGGCGGTGCTCTTGGTCTATCCGACCTACTACGGCTGCTGCGCTCCTCTGACGGAACTGGTGGCACTCATTCATCGCTATGACCTACCCGTTTTGGTAGACAGTGCCCATGGAGCGCATTTAGCGTTTCATCCCAAGCTGCCCCTGTGCGCGGTGGCGGCGGGGTGCGATGGGGTAGTGCAGTCCACCCATAAGACTGCCGGTTCTCTGACGCAAAGTGCCATGCTCCACCTGCGTGGTCCCCGGCTTGAGGCCACACGGGTCCACCGGATGCTCACCCTGGTGCAGAGTACCAGCCCCAGTTATCTGCTGTTGGCCTCTTTGATAGCAGCAGCAGACTATCTGCACCAACATGGTCTGCGCCGGTGGGAAGAGGCACTGATCTGGGCGGGCCAGTTGCGCGAAGCCTTAGGATGCATGGTACTAGAGGCTCCTCCAGACCACACCCTCGACCCAACCCGGCTCACCCTACGAGTCCCTGTCAATGGTTTTGCGCTCGCAGCCTTCTTGGAAGCTCGGGACATCCACATCGAACTAGCCGGACTCAACCATCTGGTTCTTCTCATCACCCCAGCCCATGCAGCCCAACTGCTGACCCGACTGGTTCCTGCCCTAGAGCAGGGTTTGCGCGAACTACCCCCTTTGTCTCTCCCCCTTTGGCCCGCTCCGCCCCTGCCTGGGGAGTGTCTGGACCTACGCGCGGTATTTTTCGGCCCCCAAAAGCTCGTTCCCTTACCAGACAGTATTGGGCGGGTGAGTGCTCAAACTTTAGTGCTCTATCCGCCAGGAATTCCTCTAGTCCTGCCCGCCGAAGTGGTCACAGCAGAACTGGTGGACTACCTCACAACCCTGGAAAGCTATGGCGCGTGGATCAGCGGTTGGCAGCAACCGGGATGGCTGGCGGTTGTGGCATAG
- the recA gene encoding recombinase RecA: MARGSSNGAGAKAAAALEDKQNEKQKALQAVLGQIKKTFGEGSIMRLGENTQMRVETVPSGALNLDVALGGGIPRGRVIEIYGPESSGKTTLALHVVAEVQKRGGIAAFVDAEHALDPVYAAALGVDTDNLLIAQPDTGESALEIVDQLVRSAAVEIIVIDSVAALVPRAEIEGEMGDSHVGLQARLMSQALRKITANVSRTNCIVIFLNQLRQKIGVMYGNPETTTGGQALKFYASLRLDIRRLESLKRGQEEYGNRVRVKVVKNKVAPPFRKAEFDIIFGKGISSVGCVLDLAVETDIIERKGAWYVCQGERYQGRENLLTALSEKPAVVAELDRLVRAKLAAGTEVPSMAVKPGPDDLEEDTDLEPDFSMDD, from the coding sequence ATGGCACGCGGCAGCAGCAATGGAGCTGGGGCGAAAGCGGCAGCAGCACTAGAAGACAAGCAGAACGAGAAGCAAAAAGCGCTCCAGGCGGTGTTGGGGCAAATTAAAAAGACTTTTGGCGAAGGGTCGATTATGCGGCTGGGGGAGAACACCCAGATGCGCGTCGAAACCGTTCCTAGCGGAGCCCTCAACCTGGATGTCGCCCTCGGAGGCGGTATCCCTCGCGGACGGGTCATCGAAATTTATGGCCCAGAGTCCTCCGGTAAGACCACCCTCGCCCTCCATGTGGTCGCTGAAGTCCAAAAACGAGGCGGGATTGCTGCTTTTGTAGACGCCGAACATGCCCTCGATCCCGTCTATGCTGCGGCTCTAGGGGTGGACACCGACAATCTGCTCATTGCCCAACCCGATACCGGTGAGTCCGCCCTAGAGATCGTAGACCAGCTGGTGCGCTCCGCTGCCGTCGAGATCATCGTGATTGATTCTGTTGCAGCGCTCGTCCCGCGTGCGGAGATCGAAGGCGAGATGGGCGATAGCCATGTTGGTTTGCAGGCACGTCTGATGAGTCAGGCTCTGCGCAAAATCACCGCCAATGTGAGCCGAACCAACTGTATTGTCATCTTCCTCAACCAACTGCGCCAGAAAATCGGGGTCATGTACGGCAACCCCGAGACGACTACGGGCGGTCAGGCGCTCAAGTTTTACGCCTCCTTGCGTCTGGATATCCGCCGGTTGGAGAGCCTCAAGCGCGGTCAGGAAGAGTATGGCAACCGTGTGCGCGTCAAAGTGGTCAAAAATAAAGTAGCCCCGCCCTTCCGTAAAGCCGAGTTCGACATTATCTTCGGCAAAGGGATCTCCTCCGTGGGCTGTGTCCTGGACCTCGCGGTCGAGACCGATATCATCGAGCGCAAAGGAGCTTGGTATGTCTGCCAAGGAGAACGCTATCAAGGTCGAGAAAACCTCCTCACCGCGCTTTCTGAGAAACCTGCGGTCGTCGCAGAACTAGACCGCTTGGTCCGAGCCAAACTCGCCGCAGGGACCGAAGTGCCCTCCATGGCGGTCAAACCGGGACCGGATGACCTGGAAGAGGACACAGACCTCGAACCGGATTTCAGCATGGATGACTAA
- a CDS encoding DUF4058 family protein — MENIPCKAGLADTLAPQLRPEYRVATEKRVYQTSGEDIFALM, encoded by the coding sequence ATGGAGAACATCCCCTGCAAAGCAGGTCTAGCCGATACGCTAGCCCCTCAACTGCGCCCGGAGTACCGGGTTGCTACGGAGAAACGGGTTTATCAAACGAGCGGGGAAGATATTTTTGCCCTGATGTGA